The DNA sequence GCCCGAGAGCGCCGCGACGATGTAGGCGATCGTCGAGAAGCTCCCGAGCGCGTAGAGGGGATACCAGTACCAGAACTTGTTGTCGAGGTTGTACTGTTCGGTGTGGCTCTTCGGGAGCTGCATGTTGACCTTGTAGTAGAGCGATTCGAGGATCTCGAGGTAGTCGACGATCCGCAACCGCTTGTCGAGCCAGAGCAACACCGTGAGGTAGGTCTCCTCGATCGGGGTCAGCTCCTTTCCCTCCATCCAGTCGGCGTGGTCGCCCTCGTCGCGGGGTTCGAGGCTCACTCGCCCTCACCCGAACTGGTTTCCTCCGAGCCGCTCTCTTCTTCCTCGCCCGCGTCGTCCGGCCGTGGGAGCGCGGTGAACTGGATGCGCTCGATACTGAAGGGGTCGTAGGCCGACTGGTGACACGGACAGTAGACCTCGTTCGCCGCGCCGAAGCGCGCGCTCTGGTCCGAGGACTTGAACCCGGGGACACAGCAGAAGTGGGTACACTTGTTGAGCCACGCGATGAACCCGTCCTGGGTGCTCGCGTTCACCCACTGGGCGTTCTCGCCGCCAGCGGCGAGCTCCTCGATCCGGGTGCTCCGGAGGACCTGTATCGGGATCGTCTCCTGCGGGGAGAGGTCCTGGGAGCGCCAGGTCGCCATCGCGGGTTTGCCGACGCCGGCGGTACCGATCTCGTTGTTCCAGGTCTCGTAGTCCTCGAAGTCGCTGACGTTGAGTCGGTCGCCCGCGCTCAGGTCGCTCATCCACTCGTAGCTCGACGACTCCGCCACCCGGAAGAAGTTGTCCTGGTCGGCGTCGGGGACGAGCCCCGGGTAGGTCTGGACCCCGCAGTACTGGAACCACTCGCTGGAGTAGGTGTAGCCACCGAGCTGGCTCT is a window from the Halococcus hamelinensis 100A6 genome containing:
- a CDS encoding cytochrome b; its protein translation is MPDDEDNYPSESGRRRFVKGVVGASALGATGITGASTIQLATSSSGQGGGATQYFGIENTAGPAPRPMPQIPIEIDDEGYLKGVWPEVRTRTVNGEQVSTAQSQLGGYTYSSEWFQYCGVQTYPGLVPDADQDNFFRVAESSSYEWMSDLSAGDRLNVSDFEDYETWNNEIGTAGVGKPAMATWRSQDLSPQETIPIQVLRSTRIEELAAGGENAQWVNASTQDGFIAWLNKCTHFCCVPGFKSSDQSARFGAANEVYCPCHQSAYDPFSIERIQFTALPRPDDAGEEEESGSEETSSGEGE